One region of Flavobacterium pisciphilum genomic DNA includes:
- a CDS encoding TIR domain-containing protein codes for MKLRELQLLSEALFESVKSDLKFFAPIQVFVKKLSEVDYSDPTSLPEIKIYSDKIEEFFERYRPTASVELYFPPAQTSTNDTTVKSIYKIVQQLNTLSKEELLTEFESIKPKPKLKSSGLGKIFIGHGRSKLWARLQIFIKDDLSLQTLTFEDESRTSESIVNILGEFLDNSSLAILVMTAEDETPEGKTRARQNVIHEAGLFQGRLGFDKVIILKQEGVEEFTNISGLQYIPFSGENIEQCFYELQRKLKKLGLIK; via the coding sequence ATGAAACTAAGAGAATTACAACTACTTTCAGAAGCATTATTTGAAAGTGTAAAAAGTGACTTGAAATTTTTCGCTCCAATCCAAGTGTTTGTTAAAAAGCTCTCTGAAGTTGATTACTCTGACCCAACAAGCCTTCCTGAAATAAAAATATATTCAGATAAAATTGAAGAATTCTTCGAAAGATATAGACCCACAGCCAGTGTCGAATTGTATTTTCCACCAGCTCAAACTTCGACTAACGATACAACCGTAAAATCAATTTACAAAATTGTTCAACAACTGAACACTTTATCTAAAGAAGAGCTGTTAACTGAATTCGAATCTATAAAACCTAAACCCAAATTAAAATCTAGCGGGTTAGGTAAAATATTTATAGGTCATGGAAGAAGCAAACTTTGGGCAAGACTTCAAATTTTCATAAAAGATGATTTGAGTCTTCAAACATTAACTTTTGAAGATGAATCAAGAACAAGTGAAAGTATTGTTAATATACTTGGTGAATTTTTAGATAATTCATCTTTAGCAATTTTAGTAATGACAGCCGAAGATGAAACACCTGAAGGAAAAACAAGAGCTAGACAAAATGTGATACATGAAGCTGGCTTATTTCAAGGACGCTTAGGATTTGATAAAGTTATTATTTTAAAACAAGAAGGAGTTGAAGAATTTACAAATATTTCCGGTTTACAATATATTCCTTTTTCAGGAGAAAACATTGAGCAATGTTTTTATGAATTGCAACGAAAATTAAAAAAACTAGGCTTGATAAAATAA
- a CDS encoding YARHG domain-containing protein translates to MKQIFYLFFLLLCFKGTAQALKDCSTCSTQIIKAEQIKNLSVDEIRLLTNTIFARNGYQFESSRFQNYFEQKSWYKSKNDNKAVVFNETEKQNIKFLQETTKSLKTKQSELINQIKSFKELVLANKTNELKSQFGFFYENQTGDDEPKSLKKVLNKINLDDINYYKNKGLNSVMQDNGFVKIVYELSIEGKSVNFYYNYMSHSKIIEDFDEFTDYHSEEEYMYNWQFEFINGKLKFIRLAVAG, encoded by the coding sequence ATGAAACAAATCTTTTACCTATTCTTTTTACTTCTTTGCTTTAAAGGAACAGCACAAGCCTTAAAAGACTGCTCCACTTGCTCAACGCAAATCATCAAAGCCGAACAAATAAAAAATTTGAGTGTTGACGAAATACGATTGTTAACCAATACTATTTTTGCACGAAATGGGTATCAATTTGAAAGCTCTAGATTCCAAAATTATTTTGAACAAAAATCTTGGTACAAATCAAAAAATGACAACAAGGCTGTTGTATTTAATGAAACAGAAAAACAAAACATAAAGTTTTTACAAGAAACTACAAAATCGCTAAAAACAAAACAAAGCGAACTGATTAATCAGATAAAGTCATTTAAAGAATTAGTTCTAGCCAACAAAACAAACGAACTAAAATCACAGTTTGGCTTTTTCTATGAAAACCAAACGGGAGATGATGAGCCAAAATCACTCAAAAAGGTTCTCAATAAAATAAATTTAGACGATATCAATTATTACAAAAACAAAGGTCTGAATAGCGTAATGCAAGATAATGGCTTTGTGAAAATTGTTTATGAACTTTCAATAGAAGGAAAAAGCGTAAACTTCTACTATAACTATATGAGTCATTCAAAAATAATTGAAGATTTTGACGAGTTTACAGATTATCACTCTGAAGAGGAATATATGTACAATTGGCAATTCGAATTTATAAACGGTAAATTGAAATTTATCAGATTAGCCGTTGCAGGGTAA
- a CDS encoding ankyrin repeat domain-containing protein: MKTICHMILLLSMLFTSLLTFAQEDVFAAARTNNVKLLNELLIKNNDIDKIDERGSTALVIACYNDNFEAAELLLKKGANPNVQDKMGNTALMGVCFKRLDRMVQLLLSFGTAINQKNYNGATALLFAATFGADTIIKILLDKGADKTIRDRFNKTALDYAILQENETAVQLLK; encoded by the coding sequence ATGAAAACAATATGCCATATGATTCTTTTACTTTCTATGTTATTTACGTCTCTTCTAACTTTTGCTCAAGAAGATGTTTTTGCAGCTGCCCGTACTAATAATGTCAAACTATTGAATGAATTATTGATTAAAAATAATGATATTGATAAGATTGACGAAAGGGGGAGTACTGCATTAGTGATAGCATGTTATAACGACAATTTTGAAGCCGCCGAATTGCTATTGAAAAAAGGTGCAAATCCAAATGTTCAAGATAAGATGGGGAATACGGCGCTTATGGGAGTGTGTTTTAAACGCCTGGACAGAATGGTTCAATTGCTGTTGAGTTTCGGTACAGCCATTAATCAAAAAAATTATAATGGAGCAACTGCGCTACTATTTGCTGCAACTTTTGGTGCTGATACCATAATAAAAATACTATTGGATAAAGGTGCAGACAAAACAATACGGGATAGATTTAATAAGACTGCTTTAGATTATGCCATTCTTCAAGAGAACGAAACTGCCGTACAACTTTTAAAGTAG
- a CDS encoding TolC family protein, with translation MIKNNSVHLCFIVFILLASVLKTNAQTTVWTLNTAIEDAKANRKSLLSLKTAHEIHQLKTKELNAKYLPRVSFDYKYQYNPIIASNIIPVGEFDSNLPTAAKKAIKMGANYTQRTGVIVQQPLLDLSISKLIKESKLQEKLAILNEKEAVLELTYEVKKAYFNVLLAEEQIKTAITDTIRTELTLNTVTQKYRNQRALKANLNDTKVTHNNTIQKYRNAVNNALVLKQYLLYLTGKESAHAASLELEKFSMNQGITAVDENLIECLPQIEMLKTENEVLQNKQKMERIKHNPIVSFEGYLGADQFADNLNPFKQNSWYGNSYVGVSLKLPILFGENSAKRIQQLKFQQEQNNYQIIEEVNKQKYNALNASTAHNNTLQQLKTVLENCRLTSETLTVYKERYAFDQISLNELNDKEIQLQNLKLTHNELQKELLLSWLDWEKATGSLK, from the coding sequence ATGATAAAAAACAATTCAGTACATCTCTGTTTTATTGTGTTTATACTGTTGGCTTCTGTTTTAAAAACCAATGCACAAACCACAGTCTGGACTTTAAATACGGCTATTGAAGATGCCAAAGCCAACAGGAAATCACTACTATCATTAAAAACAGCTCACGAAATTCATCAGCTAAAAACCAAAGAGCTCAATGCAAAATATTTACCAAGAGTGAGCTTCGATTACAAGTATCAGTATAATCCTATCATTGCATCAAATATTATTCCGGTAGGGGAGTTCGATTCTAATTTGCCAACAGCTGCAAAAAAAGCCATAAAAATGGGAGCAAATTATACGCAGCGAACGGGTGTTATTGTACAACAGCCTTTGTTGGATCTATCGATTTCAAAATTAATTAAAGAGTCGAAATTACAAGAAAAATTAGCTATACTCAATGAAAAAGAAGCTGTTTTGGAATTGACTTACGAAGTAAAAAAAGCATATTTTAATGTATTGCTTGCCGAAGAACAAATAAAAACAGCTATTACAGATACTATTAGAACTGAATTAACTCTGAATACAGTAACTCAAAAATACCGCAATCAGAGGGCTTTAAAAGCTAATTTAAACGATACGAAAGTAACACACAACAATACGATTCAAAAATACCGTAATGCGGTTAATAACGCCTTGGTTTTAAAACAATATCTGTTGTACCTAACAGGTAAGGAGTCTGCTCATGCCGCATCATTGGAGTTAGAAAAATTTAGCATGAATCAAGGTATTACTGCTGTAGATGAAAATTTAATCGAGTGCTTACCACAAATCGAAATGCTAAAAACCGAAAATGAAGTTTTGCAGAACAAACAAAAAATGGAACGTATAAAACACAATCCAATAGTTAGTTTTGAGGGGTATTTGGGAGCCGATCAGTTTGCAGATAACCTAAATCCGTTTAAGCAAAACAGTTGGTATGGCAATAGTTATGTGGGCGTTTCGTTAAAGCTTCCGATTCTTTTTGGAGAAAATTCAGCGAAGAGGATTCAACAATTAAAATTTCAGCAAGAACAAAATAACTACCAAATCATTGAGGAGGTTAACAAACAAAAATACAATGCACTAAATGCTTCTACTGCACACAACAATACGTTACAACAGTTAAAAACGGTGTTAGAGAACTGTAGGCTTACCTCTGAAACATTAACCGTTTATAAAGAGCGTTATGCGTTTGACCAAATTTCACTTAATGAGCTAAACGACAAAGAGATTCAACTGCAAAATTTAAAACTAACCCATAACGAATTGCAAAAAGAATTACTCCTTTCATGGCTTGATTGGGAAAAAGCTACGGGGAGTTTAAAGTAA
- a CDS encoding DUF5694 domain-containing protein yields MKRITLIFALTFGIIVSGQTQKTKILLIGTIHFETPHTDTFELKVDDFFGAKRQSELEDLTNVLSQTKATKVMIERPIENQRSSDSLYNLYLTDNNKITVSEREQIGFRLAKKLKLNQVNCIDKFYGMTHYKSMAETAKEDNQLYLLKDLGTQANAMLNDYDNKLKNGTITEVLKHINKPEELKKNLSIYLKYIAKVGAGKNFAGAEAVSDWYLRNLAIYSNIINQIEPSDKYVVLIFGQGHIPILRHLLENNDNFDIVELKNVLK; encoded by the coding sequence ATGAAAAGAATAACGTTAATTTTTGCTTTAACTTTTGGAATTATAGTATCTGGACAAACTCAGAAAACAAAAATTTTACTAATTGGGACTATCCATTTTGAAACCCCGCATACAGATACATTTGAATTAAAAGTAGACGATTTTTTTGGTGCAAAGCGACAAAGTGAATTAGAAGACTTAACGAATGTTCTATCACAAACAAAAGCAACTAAAGTAATGATTGAAAGACCAATTGAAAATCAACGTTCTAGCGATAGTTTGTACAATTTATACTTAACAGATAATAATAAAATTACAGTTTCAGAAAGAGAACAAATTGGTTTTAGGTTAGCTAAAAAATTAAAATTAAATCAAGTAAACTGTATCGACAAATTTTATGGAATGACACACTATAAATCAATGGCTGAGACTGCAAAAGAAGATAATCAACTTTATTTGCTAAAAGATTTAGGGACTCAGGCTAATGCAATGCTAAATGATTATGATAATAAATTAAAAAACGGCACAATAACTGAAGTTTTAAAACACATCAATAAACCCGAAGAATTAAAAAAGAATTTATCAATTTATCTAAAATATATAGCAAAAGTTGGAGCAGGTAAAAATTTTGCAGGAGCAGAAGCTGTATCAGATTGGTATTTAAGAAATCTTGCTATTTATTCAAATATTATAAATCAAATTGAACCTTCGGACAAATATGTTGTTTTAATTTTTGGACAAGGACACATTCCAATTTTAAGGCATCTTTTAGAAAACAATGATAACTTTGATATTGTGGAACTTAAAAATGTATTAAAATAA
- a CDS encoding catalase, with protein sequence MKNKSILYVLVMSSMTMIAQQKQITTNTGSPVGDNQNSKTIGQNGQVLLEDIHLIEKLASFDRERIPERVVHARGTGAYGEFTASGDFSSHTMASLFGKGKTTPVFVRFSTVVHGVGSPETLRDPRGFATKFYTDQGNYDLVGNNLPVFFIRDAIKFPDMVHAFKPSPVTNKQDAARVFDFFSNVPEGTHMLTRVYSDYGIPANYRQMDGSGVHAFKWVNNAGEVTYVKYTWKSLQGAKNLTAVEATELQGKDFQHATVDLYENIKMGKYPSWELYVQLLKPADFDKLDINPLDPTKVWPESIVPLQLVGKMTLNKMPDNFFQEVEQSAFSPGTLVPGIEPSEDKLLQGRLFSYFDTQRYRIGTNFQQLPINASKVAVVTNNQNGAFAAKKTNGDINYEPSASKNGFIDNKEFSYSKSSFANTTTVQQKISKPNDFQQAGEFYRSLSEKEKQNLISNLSGDLKGVANKDVVKKMVGYFYMADSDYGKRLAKELGLSREDVEKMFLR encoded by the coding sequence ATGAAAAATAAATCAATTTTGTATGTATTGGTTATGTCGTCTATGACTATGATAGCACAACAAAAACAGATTACAACCAATACGGGTAGTCCAGTTGGTGATAATCAAAATTCGAAAACAATAGGTCAGAATGGCCAAGTTTTATTAGAGGATATTCACTTAATCGAGAAGTTGGCTTCTTTTGATAGAGAACGTATTCCAGAAAGAGTGGTTCATGCAAGAGGTACGGGAGCGTATGGGGAGTTTACAGCATCGGGAGATTTTTCAAGCCATACAATGGCATCTTTATTTGGGAAAGGAAAAACAACACCAGTTTTTGTACGTTTCTCTACTGTTGTACACGGAGTAGGTTCACCAGAAACATTGAGAGACCCAAGAGGATTTGCTACTAAATTTTATACAGACCAAGGGAATTATGACCTAGTAGGCAACAACCTGCCTGTGTTTTTTATTCGTGATGCGATTAAATTCCCAGATATGGTGCATGCTTTCAAGCCATCTCCTGTTACAAACAAACAAGATGCCGCTAGAGTATTTGACTTTTTTAGTAATGTTCCCGAAGGAACTCATATGCTTACTCGTGTTTATTCAGATTATGGTATTCCTGCTAACTACAGACAAATGGATGGTTCTGGAGTGCATGCTTTTAAATGGGTAAATAATGCGGGCGAAGTAACGTATGTAAAATATACTTGGAAGTCATTGCAGGGTGCGAAAAACCTAACTGCTGTAGAAGCTACTGAATTACAAGGGAAAGACTTTCAGCATGCTACTGTAGATTTATATGAAAATATAAAAATGGGAAAATACCCATCATGGGAATTGTATGTGCAATTATTAAAACCTGCTGACTTTGATAAACTGGATATCAATCCGCTGGATCCTACTAAAGTATGGCCTGAGAGTATAGTTCCGTTGCAGTTGGTTGGAAAAATGACATTAAACAAAATGCCTGATAATTTCTTTCAAGAGGTTGAGCAGTCAGCATTTTCACCAGGGACATTAGTTCCAGGAATTGAACCTTCAGAAGACAAACTGTTGCAAGGGCGTTTGTTTTCTTATTTTGACACTCAACGATATAGAATTGGAACAAATTTTCAACAATTGCCTATAAATGCATCTAAAGTTGCAGTAGTAACGAACAATCAGAATGGGGCTTTTGCGGCTAAGAAAACGAATGGAGATATTAATTACGAACCTAGTGCCTCTAAAAACGGGTTTATAGATAATAAAGAATTTAGCTATTCAAAATCAAGCTTTGCGAATACGACAACAGTTCAGCAAAAAATTAGTAAGCCAAATGATTTTCAACAAGCAGGTGAATTTTACCGTTCGCTATCTGAAAAAGAAAAACAAAATCTAATAAGCAATCTATCGGGTGATTTGAAAGGAGTTGCTAATAAAGATGTAGTAAAGAAAATGGTAGGCTATTTTTATATGGCAGACAGTGATTATGGAAAACGTTTAGCAAAAGAACTAGGTTTATCTAGAGAAGATGTAGAAAAAATGTTTTTAAGATAG